In Cellvibrio polysaccharolyticus, a genomic segment contains:
- a CDS encoding YdcF family protein → MNTSSLQQIGRHVMPGVPLATCDIGFLFGTRHGVEEFCDEAYGLWRRGMFAKLLISGGATAGQAETEAYIIGARLRQLGMPASAMILEHAATNTGENVILGLAKLRESVSPSSIGSVLAIGKICSTRRYAMTLEKHWPGLRLSCWGVNYFGVSTDNWFTHDEFRRRVIDEFIKIPHYLERGFLCDLPGFPPYPALADCHALLNAAEREMLQHHPLAAFAASHGPA, encoded by the coding sequence ATGAATACATCGTCGTTACAGCAGATTGGCCGGCACGTCATGCCAGGCGTGCCCTTGGCCACATGCGATATCGGCTTCCTGTTCGGCACCCGCCACGGGGTGGAGGAGTTTTGCGACGAAGCCTACGGTCTGTGGCGTCGGGGCATGTTCGCCAAGCTGCTCATTTCCGGTGGCGCCACCGCGGGCCAGGCCGAGACCGAGGCCTACATCATCGGCGCCCGGCTGCGTCAGCTCGGCATGCCGGCCTCTGCCATGATCCTGGAGCACGCCGCGACCAATACCGGAGAAAACGTCATCCTCGGGCTGGCGAAATTGCGCGAATCGGTCAGCCCGTCGTCCATCGGCAGTGTCCTGGCGATCGGCAAGATTTGCTCGACCCGGCGCTACGCCATGACGCTCGAAAAGCATTGGCCAGGGCTGCGCCTGTCCTGCTGGGGTGTCAATTACTTCGGGGTCTCTACGGACAACTGGTTCACCCATGACGAGTTTCGCCGGCGGGTGATCGATGAATTCATCAAGATTCCGCACTACCTGGAGCGCGGTTTTCTGTGCGACCTGCCCGGATTTCCACCGTATCCGGCTCTGGCCGATTGCCATGCACTGCTGAATGCGGCCGAACGGGAAATGCTCCAGCACCATCCGCTCGCGGCCTTCGCAGCCAGCCACGGCCCTGCCTGA